In a single window of the Drosophila albomicans strain 15112-1751.03 chromosome 3, ASM965048v2, whole genome shotgun sequence genome:
- the LOC117569290 gene encoding antigen 5 like allergen Cul n 1, giving the protein MSSLVIPAACVALLHLFLLQLVAAKEYSWCDPDLCSPGIKHVACRNNGHFHRRCQPDSYEVDISRHKATFVHGHNKRRNFVALGKLPGYYPASRMTTMVWDDELQYLSSLNVRTCILDHDDCHNTYSFANSGQNLCAIWRDRNPHVNVTSLIEESLGLWFNEYPLIDSSYIDRFRVTKYFEDYGHFAEMMVDRNSRVGCSIMRFTRPDYPYVYIYNVVCNYASIYALDAPIYEVGRPASRCHTGKNPFYPGLCSTREQYSPNY; this is encoded by the exons ATGTCATCGCTGGTCATCCCAGCTGCCTGCGTGGCTCTTCTCCACTTGTTCCTGCTTCAACTGGTTGCCGCCAAGGAATATAGTTGGTGTGATCCTGATCTGTGTAGTCCTGGCATCAAGCATGTGGCATGCCGCAACAATGGC CACTTCCATAGACGCTGTCAGCCCGATTCCTATGAGGTGGACATCTCTCGCCATAAAGCGACCTTTGTGCACGGCCATAATAAGCGAAGGAATTTTGTGGCTTTAGGCAAACTGCCTGGTTATTATCCTGCCTCACGGATGACCACAATG GTGTGGGATGATGAGCTGCAATATTTGTCGTCGCTGAATGTGCGCACTTGCATCTTGGATCACGACGATTGCCACAACACATACAGCTTTGCCAATTCCGGGCAGAATCTTTGCGCCATTTGGCGTGATCGCAATCCACATGTGAATGTCACAAGCCTGATTGAGGAGTCCTTGGGATTATGGTTCAATGAGTATCCGCTCATCGACAGCAGTTACATTGACCGATTTCGtgtcacaaaatattt TGAGGACTATGGTCACTTTGCGGAGATGATGGTGGATCGTAATTCGCGTGTTGGATGCTCCATAATGCGTTTCACCCGTCCCGATTATCCATATGTGTACATCTACAATGTAGTGTGTAATTACGCATCCATCTACGCTTTGGATGCGCCCATCTATGAAGTTGGACGACCCGCGTCACGGTGCCATACGGGCAAGAATCCATTCTATCCGGGTCTGTGCTCAACGCGGGAGCAATATAGCCCCAACTACTGA